From the genome of Actinacidiphila yeochonensis CN732, one region includes:
- a CDS encoding alpha-ketoglutarate-dependent dioxygenase AlkB family protein, which translates to MTGLLPRERREVAPGAVHVPDWLDPAARRELVAACREWARGPVPMRHTRLPRGGVMSVQTVCVGWHWRPYAYSRTAPDVNGARVAAFPDWLADLGRRAVADAYQDTAASSAYAPDTALVNFYDGAASMGMHQDKDERSSAPVVSLSIGASCVFRFGNTETRTRPYTDVELGSGDLFVFGGPSRFAFHGVPRTLPGTGDPSTGLASGRLNLTLRTTGLPG; encoded by the coding sequence GTGACCGGCCTGCTGCCGCGGGAGCGGCGGGAGGTTGCGCCCGGCGCCGTGCACGTTCCGGACTGGCTGGACCCGGCCGCCCGGCGCGAGCTGGTCGCGGCCTGCCGGGAGTGGGCGCGCGGCCCGGTGCCGATGCGGCACACCCGGCTGCCGCGCGGCGGGGTGATGTCGGTCCAGACGGTCTGCGTGGGCTGGCACTGGCGGCCGTACGCGTACTCGCGGACCGCGCCGGACGTCAACGGGGCCCGGGTGGCCGCCTTCCCCGACTGGCTGGCCGACTTGGGCCGCCGTGCGGTGGCCGACGCCTACCAGGACACGGCGGCGAGCTCGGCGTACGCACCCGACACGGCCCTGGTCAACTTCTACGACGGCGCGGCGTCGATGGGCATGCACCAGGACAAGGACGAGCGCTCCTCCGCACCCGTGGTGAGCCTGAGCATCGGCGCCAGCTGCGTCTTCCGCTTCGGCAACACCGAGACCCGCACCCGCCCGTACACCGACGTCGAGTTGGGGTCGGGCGACCTGTTCGTCTTCGGCGGCCCCTCCCGGTTCGCCTTCCACGGCGTCCCCAGGACGCTCCCCGGCACCGGCGACCCCTCCACCGGCCTGGCCTCGGGCCGCCTCAACCTGACCCTCCGCACCACGGGTCTGCCGGGCTGA